A region from the Mercenaria mercenaria strain notata chromosome 7, MADL_Memer_1, whole genome shotgun sequence genome encodes:
- the LOC128545879 gene encoding uncharacterized protein LOC128545879 isoform X2, whose amino-acid sequence MQMTVKDTSQPMAKRQKIESDKSYAKDMQASDISKEERPSDEEVIGVIIAATRTEDINTVDFSYNSSDFKVSPGEEPLSDSDIPPRQKRDKKKKAYERRKVREAFSR is encoded by the exons ATGCAG ATGACTGTCAAAGATACGTCCCAACCCATGGCGAAAAGACAAAAGATTGAGTCGGATAAATCCTATGCAAAAGATATGCAAGCATCGGACATTTCAAAAGAAGAAAGACCATCGGATGAAGAAGTAATTGGTGTAATAATAGCTGCTACACGTACGGAAGACATTAACACAGTAGACTTTAGCTATAATTCTTCCG ATTTTAAAGTATCACCAGGTGAAGAGCCATTATCTGATTCGGACATTCCACCAAGACAGAAAagggataaaaagaaaaaagcataCGAAAGGAGAAAAGTCAGAGAAGCTTTCAGCAGATAA
- the LOC128545879 gene encoding uncharacterized protein LOC128545879 isoform X1, giving the protein MSLHEMTVKDTSQPMAKRQKIESDKSYAKDMQASDISKEERPSDEEVIGVIIAATRTEDINTVDFSYNSSDFKVSPGEEPLSDSDIPPRQKRDKKKKAYERRKVREAFSR; this is encoded by the exons ATGTCGCTGCATGAG ATGACTGTCAAAGATACGTCCCAACCCATGGCGAAAAGACAAAAGATTGAGTCGGATAAATCCTATGCAAAAGATATGCAAGCATCGGACATTTCAAAAGAAGAAAGACCATCGGATGAAGAAGTAATTGGTGTAATAATAGCTGCTACACGTACGGAAGACATTAACACAGTAGACTTTAGCTATAATTCTTCCG ATTTTAAAGTATCACCAGGTGAAGAGCCATTATCTGATTCGGACATTCCACCAAGACAGAAAagggataaaaagaaaaaagcataCGAAAGGAGAAAAGTCAGAGAAGCTTTCAGCAGATAA